The following are from one region of the Shinella sp. PSBB067 genome:
- a CDS encoding GFA family protein, with the protein MSEEHHGHCLCGAVRLRTVGPLREVIACHCSQCRRQTGHFYAATNVRDDRLTVEGDDNVTWYRASEGASRGFCRTCGSTLFWKGDGSDYTSILAGAFEQPTGLRIGMHIFCADKGDYYEIADDVPQFAQGR; encoded by the coding sequence ATGAGCGAGGAACATCATGGACATTGCCTTTGCGGCGCGGTGCGCCTGCGCACGGTCGGGCCGCTGCGCGAGGTGATTGCCTGCCATTGCAGCCAGTGCCGCCGACAGACCGGGCATTTCTACGCCGCGACCAATGTGCGTGACGACAGGCTGACGGTGGAGGGCGACGACAACGTCACCTGGTACCGGGCGAGCGAAGGGGCGAGCCGCGGTTTCTGCCGCACCTGCGGCTCCACCCTGTTCTGGAAGGGCGACGGCTCGGACTATACCTCGATCCTGGCCGGCGCCTTCGAGCAGCCGACGGGGCTGCGGATCGGCATGCATATCTTCTGCGCCGACAAGGGCGACTACTACGAGATCGCCGACGACGTGCCGCAATTCGCGCAGGGCAGGTGA
- a CDS encoding class II 3-deoxy-7-phosphoheptulonate synthase, with the protein MAQNWTPNSWRDKPISQVPDYPDLAALAATEERLAKFPPLVFAGEARRLKTALANVAEGKGFLLQGGDCAESFAEHGADTIRDFFRAFLQMAVVLTFGAQQPVVKVGRIAGQFAKPRSSGIEKQGDVSLPSYRGDIINGIEFTEEARIPNPERQIMAYRQSAATLNLLRAFAMGGYANLDNVHQWMLGFVKDSPQAERYRKLADRISETMDFMKAVGITPENHASLRETDFFTSHEALLLGYEQALTRVDSTSGDWYATSGHMIWIGDRTRQPDHAHIEYCRGIKNPIGLKCGPSLTGDGLLELIDLLNPQNEAGRLTLICRFGHDKVAENLPRLIRAVEREGKKVVWSCDPMHGNTITLNNYKTRPFERILSEVESFFQIHRAEGTHPGGIHVEMTGNDVTECTGGARALSGDDLADRYHTHCDPRLNADQALELAFLLAERMKGGRDEKRMVVNG; encoded by the coding sequence ATGGCACAGAATTGGACGCCGAATAGCTGGCGGGACAAGCCCATCAGCCAAGTTCCGGATTATCCCGATCTCGCCGCATTGGCGGCGACCGAAGAGCGCCTCGCGAAGTTTCCGCCGCTCGTCTTCGCCGGCGAGGCACGCCGCCTCAAGACCGCGCTTGCGAACGTGGCCGAGGGCAAGGGCTTCCTGCTTCAGGGCGGCGATTGCGCCGAGAGCTTCGCCGAGCACGGCGCCGATACGATCCGCGACTTCTTCCGCGCCTTCCTGCAGATGGCCGTGGTGCTGACCTTCGGCGCCCAGCAGCCGGTCGTGAAGGTCGGCCGCATCGCCGGCCAGTTCGCCAAGCCGCGCTCCTCCGGCATCGAGAAACAGGGCGACGTGTCGCTGCCGTCCTACCGCGGCGACATCATCAACGGCATCGAGTTCACCGAGGAGGCGCGCATTCCGAACCCGGAACGGCAGATCATGGCCTACCGCCAGTCCGCCGCGACGCTGAACCTCCTGCGCGCCTTCGCGATGGGCGGTTACGCCAATCTCGACAACGTGCACCAGTGGATGCTCGGCTTCGTCAAGGATTCGCCGCAGGCCGAGCGCTACCGCAAGCTCGCCGACCGGATCTCCGAGACCATGGACTTCATGAAGGCCGTCGGCATCACGCCGGAAAACCATGCGAGCCTGCGCGAGACGGATTTCTTCACCAGCCACGAGGCGCTGCTGCTCGGCTACGAGCAGGCGCTGACCCGCGTCGATTCGACCTCGGGCGACTGGTATGCGACCTCCGGCCACATGATCTGGATCGGCGACCGCACGCGCCAGCCCGACCATGCGCATATCGAATATTGCCGCGGCATCAAGAACCCGATCGGCCTCAAGTGCGGCCCGTCGCTGACCGGCGACGGCCTGCTGGAACTGATCGACCTCCTCAACCCGCAGAACGAGGCCGGCCGCCTGACGCTGATCTGCCGCTTCGGCCACGACAAGGTGGCGGAAAACCTGCCGCGCCTCATCCGCGCCGTCGAGCGGGAAGGCAAGAAGGTCGTCTGGTCCTGCGATCCGATGCACGGCAACACGATCACGCTCAACAACTACAAGACCCGCCCGTTCGAGCGGATCCTGTCGGAAGTCGAGAGCTTCTTCCAGATCCATCGCGCGGAAGGCACGCATCCGGGCGGCATCCATGTCGAGATGACCGGCAACGACGTGACGGAATGCACGGGCGGCGCGCGGGCGCTGTCGGGCGACGATCTCGCCGACCGCTACCACACGCATTGCGATCCGCGCCTCAACGCGGACCAGGCGCTGGAGCTCGCCTTCCTCCTTGCCGAGCGCATGAAGGGCGGCCGCGACGAAAAGCGCATGGTCGTGAACGGCTGA
- the gor gene encoding glutathione-disulfide reductase, with the protein MTTFDYDLFVIGGGSGGVRSARLAAAMGKKVAIAEEFRFGGTCVIRGCVPKKLYVYASQFHEHFEDAAGFGWQVGETKFDWPALVAAKEKEITRLEGLYRKGLENAGAAILATRAILVGPNTIRLTATDELVTAERILIAVGGHPTPHFDLPGHDLCITSNEAFDLPELPKSILISGGGYIAVEFANIFHGLGVETTLIYRGRQILSRFDQDMRHGLQSAMIAKGIRVICEDIITRVEEGEGGRRIATTKAGETLTVDQVMLALGRVPNTGSLGLETAGVAMNERGAIIVDAHSRTNVAGIFALGDVTDRVQLTPVAIHEAMCFIETEFRGNPVSPDHDLIATAVFSQPEIGTVGLSEEEAAKTFDDLEIYRAEFRPMKATLSGRQEKTIMKLVVNAADRKVVGAHILGHEAGEMAQLLGISLKAGVAKDDFDRTMAVHPTASEELVTMYQPSYRVRNGQRV; encoded by the coding sequence ATGACGACATTCGACTACGACCTTTTCGTCATCGGTGGAGGCTCCGGCGGCGTGCGCAGCGCGCGCCTTGCCGCAGCCATGGGCAAGAAGGTGGCGATCGCCGAGGAGTTCCGCTTCGGCGGCACCTGCGTCATCCGCGGCTGCGTGCCGAAGAAGCTCTATGTTTATGCCTCGCAGTTCCACGAGCATTTCGAGGACGCGGCCGGCTTCGGCTGGCAGGTCGGCGAAACGAAGTTCGACTGGCCGGCGCTGGTCGCGGCCAAGGAGAAGGAGATCACCCGTCTTGAAGGCCTCTACCGCAAGGGTCTGGAGAATGCCGGGGCGGCCATCCTTGCAACGCGCGCGATACTCGTCGGACCGAACACGATCCGCCTGACCGCCACCGACGAGCTCGTGACGGCCGAGCGCATCCTGATCGCGGTCGGCGGCCATCCGACGCCGCATTTCGACCTGCCCGGCCACGACCTCTGCATCACCTCGAACGAGGCGTTCGACCTGCCGGAGCTGCCGAAGTCCATCCTGATCTCGGGCGGCGGCTATATCGCGGTAGAGTTCGCCAACATCTTCCACGGGCTCGGCGTCGAGACGACGCTGATCTATCGCGGCAGGCAGATCCTCTCGCGCTTCGACCAGGACATGCGCCACGGCTTGCAGTCCGCCATGATAGCCAAGGGTATCCGCGTCATCTGCGAGGACATCATCACGCGCGTCGAAGAGGGCGAGGGCGGGCGCCGCATCGCGACCACCAAGGCCGGCGAGACGCTGACCGTCGACCAGGTGATGCTGGCGCTCGGCCGCGTGCCGAACACCGGCAGCCTCGGGCTGGAGACGGCGGGCGTCGCCATGAACGAGCGCGGCGCCATCATCGTCGACGCGCATTCGCGCACCAACGTGGCCGGCATCTTCGCCCTCGGCGACGTGACCGACCGCGTGCAGCTCACGCCCGTCGCGATCCATGAGGCCATGTGCTTCATCGAGACGGAATTCCGCGGCAATCCGGTCTCGCCCGACCACGACCTCATCGCGACCGCCGTCTTCTCGCAGCCCGAGATCGGCACGGTCGGCCTCAGCGAGGAGGAGGCGGCGAAGACGTTCGACGATCTTGAGATCTACCGCGCCGAGTTCCGCCCGATGAAGGCGACGCTGTCCGGCCGCCAGGAGAAGACCATCATGAAGCTCGTCGTCAATGCCGCCGACCGCAAGGTGGTAGGCGCGCATATCCTCGGCCACGAGGCCGGCGAGATGGCGCAGCTCCTCGGTATCTCGCTGAAGGCGGGCGTGGCGAAGGACGACTTCGACCGCACGATGGCGGTGCATCCGACGGCCTCCGAGGAGCTCGTGACGATGTACCAGCCGAGCTACCGCGTGCGGAACGGCCAGCGGGTCTGA
- a CDS encoding DUF2059 domain-containing protein has product MIKFSGFGRTLAVTLIVSAGLAGAAKAQEVTEEQIKTARAAIDAIGATSRFDDILPGLASRVKSTFVQASPNHEQEINAVVDEQALALAPRRADLEKEAATIYAKTFTQEELKAIADFYASAAGKKLLADGPIATREVMKAAEIWAAGVDRDLRTESGNKLDKMLGAKPAEGGDAQPQQ; this is encoded by the coding sequence ATGATCAAATTTTCTGGTTTCGGCCGGACCCTCGCGGTGACCCTCATCGTTTCGGCAGGCCTTGCCGGCGCCGCCAAGGCGCAGGAGGTCACGGAAGAGCAGATCAAGACCGCGCGCGCCGCCATCGACGCCATCGGCGCGACGAGCCGCTTCGACGACATCCTTCCGGGCCTCGCCTCCCGCGTGAAGTCGACCTTCGTGCAGGCCTCGCCGAACCACGAGCAGGAAATCAACGCCGTGGTGGACGAGCAGGCTCTTGCGCTCGCCCCGCGCCGCGCCGACCTCGAGAAGGAAGCCGCGACCATCTACGCCAAGACCTTCACGCAGGAAGAGCTCAAGGCCATCGCCGACTTCTATGCCTCGGCGGCCGGCAAGAAGCTTCTGGCCGACGGCCCGATCGCCACGCGCGAAGTCATGAAGGCCGCCGAGATCTGGGCTGCCGGCGTCGACCGCGACCTGCGCACCGAAAGCGGCAACAAGCTCGACAAGATGCTCGGCGCCAAGCCCGCCGAGGGCGGCGACGCGCAGCCGCAGCAGTAA
- the rpiA gene encoding ribose-5-phosphate isomerase RpiA, whose product MDAREMKIRAAEAALSYVEDGMRLGIGTGSTAEEFVRLLAEQVAGGLRVEGVPTSERTARLCVELGVPLKSLDELPELDLTIDGADEVDGRLRLIKGGGGALLREKIVASASQRMIVIADESKVVETLGAFKLPIEVNPFGLAATRIAIEKTAARLGLSGAITLRASGDGTFTTDGGHYILDASFGRIPDADALASNLNDIPGVVEHGLFINMASLAIIAGPAGARTLTAKE is encoded by the coding sequence ATGGACGCCCGTGAAATGAAGATCAGGGCCGCCGAGGCCGCGCTCTCCTACGTGGAGGACGGCATGCGCCTCGGCATCGGCACCGGCTCGACCGCCGAGGAATTCGTGCGGCTTCTCGCCGAACAGGTGGCGGGCGGCCTTCGCGTCGAGGGTGTTCCCACCTCCGAGCGCACGGCGCGGCTCTGCGTCGAGCTCGGCGTGCCGCTGAAGTCGCTGGACGAACTGCCGGAACTCGACCTCACCATCGACGGCGCGGACGAGGTGGACGGCAGGCTGCGCCTCATCAAGGGCGGCGGCGGCGCGCTGCTGCGCGAGAAGATCGTCGCCAGCGCCTCGCAGCGCATGATCGTCATTGCCGACGAAAGCAAGGTCGTCGAGACGCTCGGCGCCTTCAAGCTGCCCATCGAGGTCAACCCGTTCGGGCTTGCGGCGACCCGCATCGCCATCGAGAAGACGGCCGCGCGCCTCGGCCTTTCCGGCGCGATCACGCTGCGCGCCTCCGGCGACGGCACCTTCACGACGGATGGCGGACACTACATTCTCGACGCATCTTTTGGCCGTATTCCTGATGCAGATGCGCTCGCAAGCAACCTCAATGACATACCGGGCGTCGTCGAACACGGCCTCTTCATCAACATGGCGTCGCTGGCCATCATCGCGGGACCCGCTGGTGCGCGCACGCTGACAGCAAAAGAATAG
- a CDS encoding HAD family hydrolase — protein sequence MSAPLVVFDLDGTLIDTAHDLVASLNHTIGLEGLEPVGYGDLTHLVGHGGQVMIRRAFALRGREITDAELQRMLAVFVEHYADAMPGVSVPYPGLTGAMDRLAASGYRLAVCTNKMEGLARRLVDGLGLTARFSAITGGDTFAVRKPDAEHLLGTISRAEADPMRTVMIGDSLNDMLVARNAGVPSIGVPFGYSDVPVAELEPNHVIAHFDELTPDLVERLIAR from the coding sequence ATGTCCGCTCCTCTCGTCGTCTTCGACCTCGACGGCACCCTCATCGATACGGCGCACGACCTCGTGGCGAGCCTCAATCACACGATCGGTCTCGAAGGGCTGGAACCCGTCGGCTATGGCGACCTCACCCATCTCGTCGGCCATGGCGGCCAGGTGATGATCAGGCGCGCCTTCGCGCTGCGCGGCCGCGAGATCACCGATGCCGAGCTGCAGCGCATGCTCGCCGTCTTCGTCGAGCACTATGCGGATGCCATGCCGGGCGTCTCGGTGCCCTATCCGGGGCTCACCGGTGCCATGGACCGCCTCGCCGCGTCGGGCTACCGGCTTGCCGTCTGCACGAACAAGATGGAGGGCCTTGCCCGCCGCCTCGTCGACGGCCTCGGCCTCACCGCCCGCTTTTCGGCGATCACCGGCGGCGATACCTTCGCCGTCCGCAAGCCGGATGCCGAGCACCTGCTCGGCACGATCAGCCGCGCCGAGGCCGATCCGATGCGCACCGTGATGATCGGCGACAGCCTCAACGACATGCTCGTCGCCCGCAATGCCGGCGTCCCGTCGATCGGCGTGCCCTTCGGCTATTCCGACGTGCCGGTCGCCGAGCTCGAACCGAACCACGTCATCGCCCATTTCGACGAGCTGACGCCCGATCTCGTCGAGCGACTCATCGCTCGCTGA
- a CDS encoding APH(3'') family aminoglycoside O-phosphotransferase: MLDWTETLLDTRSGWTPAHQGESGDRVFRSIDGQRYAKLAQGPRAAELAGERDRLQWLAGKGIACPAPLGWHANDDGACLTMSALPGVPAATLSGLDLLKAWPSMAESLAAFHTLPVAGCPFTKDLSGMVARAADVVARGAVNPDFLAAEDRDVPTRDLLARVEAELPLRLTQEAEERAVCHGDPCMPNFMVDPATLRCTGLIDLGRLGTADRYADLTLMLANARETWGTEDEASSAFDILFATMQIEAPDRERLDFYLRLDPLTWG; encoded by the coding sequence CTGTTGGACTGGACCGAAACCCTGCTCGACACCCGGTCCGGCTGGACACCCGCACATCAGGGCGAATCCGGCGATCGCGTCTTTCGCAGCATCGATGGGCAGCGCTACGCCAAGCTGGCGCAGGGCCCGCGCGCAGCCGAGCTTGCCGGCGAACGGGACCGGCTGCAATGGCTTGCCGGCAAGGGCATCGCCTGCCCCGCCCCCCTCGGCTGGCACGCGAACGACGATGGCGCCTGCCTGACAATGAGCGCGCTTCCGGGCGTTCCGGCCGCAACGCTGTCCGGCTTGGACCTCCTGAAAGCCTGGCCGTCCATGGCCGAAAGCCTTGCCGCCTTCCACACCCTGCCCGTTGCCGGGTGCCCCTTCACCAAAGACCTTTCCGGCATGGTCGCACGAGCGGCCGATGTGGTGGCGCGCGGCGCCGTCAATCCGGATTTCCTGGCCGCGGAGGACAGGGACGTGCCGACACGCGATCTGCTGGCGCGTGTCGAGGCCGAACTGCCCCTGCGGCTGACGCAGGAAGCGGAGGAGCGCGCCGTCTGCCACGGCGATCCCTGCATGCCGAATTTCATGGTGGACCCGGCGACGCTCCGCTGCACGGGCCTGATCGATCTCGGCCGTCTCGGCACGGCGGATCGCTATGCCGACCTGACGTTGATGCTTGCCAATGCGCGGGAGACGTGGGGAACGGAGGACGAGGCCAGCAGCGCCTTCGACATCCTCTTCGCCACGATGCAGATCGAGGCGCCCGACAGGGAGCGCCTCGATTTCTATCTCAGACTGGACCCGCTGACCTGGGGCTGA
- a CDS encoding murein L,D-transpeptidase yields MKLTKTAVLAAALALSCATITLNAAPANAITLMDILRGGKKKEPKREELPGVQTGVMMPNAEARQAAKPLPRVTGPQYYTYKADALKRVAVDKLADPVVTSSISADVVPAGDSGVRAAFATVNVRTTPDAAKAVEAFYGDHKKLVWVEGTGINEKAKAAIAVLADAASVGLDPWDYAVQIPSDGFDRADMNRRYNELATFEIALSSAVATYVQDAARGRIDPNRISGYHDFKRKDVNLVAALKNVALSGNVKAYLESRSPASAEFQALKAELARLRAETEGGDRVVIAENTLLKPGQSNPELANIVKGIVKHGSDALKTDHSVTIASYAGTPDYTPELVSLVEAFQKENGLKPDGVVGKASIRKLTGGDSVTDKVAKLEVALEQARWLPVDLGARHVFINQPAFMVYYHEDGAEKFSMRTVVGSKSNQTYFFEDRIQTVEVNPYWGVPQSIIINEMLPKLRNDPSYLDRMGYEVAVGGRAVPSSSVNWNGSTAGVSVRQPPSGDNALGELKILFPNSHAIYMHDTPSKSFFKKDMRALSHGCVRLAEPRKMAAAVLGVSEADVGKEIAAGRNKALSVKADIPIYIAYFTAWPNKDGAVEYFDDVYGRDDYMRKAFAATRSARQVQG; encoded by the coding sequence ATGAAGCTGACAAAGACTGCCGTGCTGGCCGCTGCGCTGGCTCTGTCCTGCGCCACCATCACGCTTAACGCCGCGCCCGCAAATGCCATTACGCTGATGGATATCCTTCGCGGCGGCAAGAAGAAGGAGCCGAAGCGCGAGGAACTTCCGGGCGTGCAAACCGGCGTGATGATGCCGAACGCCGAGGCGAGGCAGGCGGCAAAGCCGCTGCCGCGCGTGACCGGCCCGCAATACTATACCTACAAGGCAGACGCCCTGAAGCGCGTCGCCGTCGACAAGCTGGCCGACCCGGTCGTGACCAGCTCGATTTCCGCCGACGTCGTACCGGCCGGCGATTCCGGCGTTCGCGCCGCCTTCGCCACGGTCAACGTGCGCACCACGCCGGATGCCGCCAAGGCGGTCGAGGCGTTCTACGGCGATCACAAGAAACTCGTCTGGGTCGAAGGCACGGGCATCAACGAGAAGGCCAAGGCCGCCATCGCCGTGCTGGCCGATGCCGCTTCCGTCGGCCTCGATCCCTGGGATTATGCGGTGCAGATTCCGTCTGACGGCTTCGACCGCGCCGACATGAACAGGCGCTACAACGAGCTCGCCACCTTCGAGATCGCCCTGTCCTCGGCTGTCGCGACCTATGTGCAGGACGCTGCGCGCGGTCGCATCGATCCGAACCGTATTTCCGGCTATCACGATTTCAAGCGCAAGGACGTCAACCTCGTCGCGGCGCTGAAGAACGTGGCGCTGAGCGGCAACGTCAAGGCCTATCTGGAAAGCCGCTCGCCGGCCAGTGCCGAGTTCCAGGCGCTGAAGGCCGAGCTCGCGCGGCTGCGCGCCGAGACGGAAGGCGGCGACCGCGTGGTGATCGCCGAAAACACGCTTTTGAAGCCGGGCCAGAGCAATCCCGAGCTTGCCAATATCGTCAAGGGCATCGTCAAGCACGGTTCCGATGCGCTGAAGACCGATCACTCGGTGACGATCGCAAGCTATGCCGGCACGCCGGACTACACGCCGGAGCTGGTTTCGCTCGTCGAGGCCTTCCAGAAGGAAAACGGGCTGAAGCCGGACGGCGTCGTCGGCAAGGCCTCGATCCGCAAGCTGACGGGCGGCGATTCGGTTACCGACAAGGTCGCCAAGCTCGAAGTGGCGCTGGAGCAGGCGCGCTGGTTGCCGGTCGATCTCGGCGCGCGCCATGTCTTCATCAACCAGCCGGCCTTCATGGTCTATTACCATGAGGATGGTGCGGAAAAGTTCTCCATGCGCACGGTCGTCGGCTCGAAGTCGAACCAGACCTATTTCTTCGAGGATCGCATCCAGACCGTGGAGGTCAATCCGTACTGGGGCGTGCCGCAGTCGATCATCATCAACGAGATGCTGCCCAAGCTGCGCAACGACCCTTCCTATCTCGACCGGATGGGCTATGAGGTTGCCGTCGGAGGCCGCGCGGTGCCCTCGTCCTCGGTCAACTGGAACGGTTCGACGGCGGGCGTTTCCGTGCGCCAGCCGCCGAGCGGCGACAATGCGCTCGGCGAATTGAAGATCCTCTTCCCGAACAGCCACGCCATCTACATGCACGACACGCCGTCGAAGAGCTTCTTCAAGAAGGACATGCGGGCGCTCAGCCACGGCTGCGTGCGCCTTGCCGAGCCGCGCAAGATGGCGGCGGCCGTGCTCGGGGTCAGCGAGGCGGATGTCGGCAAGGAGATCGCGGCGGGCCGCAACAAGGCGCTGAGCGTGAAGGCGGACATTCCGATCTACATCGCCTATTTCACCGCCTGGCCGAACAAGGACGGCGCGGTCGAATATTTCGACGACGTCTACGGCCGCGACGACTATATGCGCAAGGCCTTCGCCGCCACGCGCTCGGCACGGCAGGTCCAGGGCTGA
- the fumC gene encoding class II fumarate hydratase, whose product MGFKAGSTMTSTRTETDTFGPIEVDNSRYWGAQAQRSLGNFKIGWEKQPLSVVRALGIVKQAAARANMELGRLDPAIGKAITEAAQEVIDGKLNDHFPLVVWQTGSGTQSNMNANEVISNRAIEMLGGVMGSKKPVHPNDHVNMSQSSNDTYPTAMHIACAERIVHDLLPALKHLHAALEAKVKAFDHIIKIGRTHTQDATPLTLGQEFSGYAAQVASSIRRIELTLPGLCELAQGGTAVGTGLNAPVGFAEKVADHIAKITGIAFKTAPNKFEALAAHDSMVFSHGAINAAAAALFKIANDIRFLGSGPRSGLGELALPENEPGSSIMPGKVNPTQCEALTQVCAQVFGNHASLTFAGSQGHFELNVFNPLMAYNFLQSVQLLSDAAISFTDNCVTGIEAREDNIKAALDRSLMLVTALAPKIGYDNAAKIAKTAHKNGTTLREEAVGGGYVTNEEFDEVVRPEKMIMPG is encoded by the coding sequence ATGGGCTTTAAAGCGGGAAGCACAATGACATCGACGCGCACGGAAACGGATACATTCGGCCCCATCGAAGTGGACAACAGCCGCTATTGGGGCGCGCAGGCCCAGCGCTCGCTCGGCAACTTCAAGATCGGCTGGGAAAAGCAGCCGCTTTCGGTCGTGCGTGCCCTCGGCATCGTCAAGCAGGCCGCCGCCCGCGCCAACATGGAGCTCGGCCGCCTCGACCCGGCCATCGGCAAGGCCATCACGGAAGCAGCGCAGGAAGTCATCGACGGCAAGCTCAACGATCATTTCCCGCTCGTCGTCTGGCAGACAGGCTCGGGCACCCAGTCCAACATGAACGCCAACGAGGTGATCTCCAACCGGGCGATCGAGATGCTCGGCGGCGTCATGGGCTCCAAGAAGCCGGTGCACCCGAACGACCACGTCAACATGAGCCAGTCGTCGAACGACACCTATCCGACGGCCATGCACATCGCCTGCGCCGAACGCATCGTCCATGACCTCCTGCCGGCGCTCAAGCACCTGCACGCCGCGCTCGAAGCCAAGGTCAAGGCCTTCGACCACATCATCAAGATCGGCCGCACGCACACGCAGGACGCCACCCCGCTGACCCTCGGCCAGGAATTCTCCGGCTATGCCGCGCAGGTCGCCTCCTCCATCAGGCGCATCGAGCTGACGCTGCCGGGCCTTTGCGAGCTCGCCCAGGGCGGCACCGCCGTCGGCACCGGCCTCAACGCCCCGGTCGGCTTTGCGGAAAAGGTCGCCGACCACATCGCGAAGATCACCGGCATCGCCTTCAAGACCGCGCCGAACAAGTTCGAGGCGCTCGCCGCCCATGATTCGATGGTCTTCTCGCACGGCGCCATCAACGCGGCCGCCGCTGCGCTCTTCAAGATCGCCAACGACATCCGCTTCCTCGGCTCCGGCCCGCGCTCCGGCCTCGGCGAGCTCGCCCTGCCGGAAAACGAGCCCGGCTCGTCCATCATGCCCGGCAAGGTGAACCCGACCCAGTGCGAGGCCCTCACCCAGGTCTGCGCCCAGGTCTTCGGCAACCACGCCTCCCTCACCTTCGCCGGCAGCCAGGGCCATTTCGAGCTCAACGTCTTCAACCCGCTGATGGCCTATAACTTCCTGCAATCCGTCCAGCTCCTGTCGGACGCCGCGATCTCCTTCACCGACAATTGCGTGACCGGCATCGAGGCGCGCGAGGACAACATCAAGGCCGCGCTCGACCGCTCGCTGATGCTCGTCACCGCGCTCGCCCCGAAGATCGGCTACGACAACGCCGCCAAGATCGCCAAGACCGCGCACAAGAACGGCACGACGCTGCGCGAGGAGGCCGTCGGCGGCGGCTACGTCACGAACGAGGAGTTCGACGAGGTTGTGCGCCCGGAAAAGATGATCATGCCGGGTTGA
- a CDS encoding GGDEF domain-containing protein: protein MNTAVAQKVQVPDIAAQVTYAMRIMGVSPIPRNYELFYEAYIGSNPKLTRELAALGSKASQEELDEIGAQYFGHHHGATAIDGVHTKIVGELEGLLRLLRQEQTSLESYNRLLDETFVRINGKNATSVDIIKSVIGVLTQATGDTITQGKEMVENVTQKSLEMENVRKELDEYKRIANTDSLTQLSNRRAFDDKLSAIYNSSMSRNVTALILADIDHFKKINDTYGHPVGDKILASVGSLIRANVRKDILVARTGGEEFAMIVEGNTEEEAMAIAERIRIALEHTPFKNSKTGVNYGPITISLGLCMASWAEGPGELYSKADIALYCAKNGGRNRTMPFEDGMKKDFVKSWLIYRK from the coding sequence ATGAACACGGCAGTTGCGCAGAAGGTCCAGGTGCCGGACATCGCGGCACAGGTGACTTACGCCATGCGCATAATGGGCGTTTCTCCCATCCCGCGGAATTACGAGCTGTTCTACGAAGCCTATATCGGCTCCAATCCCAAGCTGACGCGGGAACTCGCCGCCCTCGGCAGCAAGGCCTCGCAGGAGGAACTGGACGAGATCGGCGCGCAATATTTCGGCCATCACCACGGCGCAACCGCCATCGACGGCGTGCACACCAAGATCGTCGGCGAACTGGAGGGTCTGCTGCGCCTTCTGCGGCAGGAGCAGACCTCGCTCGAAAGCTACAACAGGCTGCTCGACGAGACCTTCGTGCGCATCAACGGCAAGAACGCCACAAGCGTCGACATCATCAAGAGCGTCATCGGCGTCCTCACGCAGGCCACCGGCGACACCATCACCCAGGGCAAGGAGATGGTCGAGAATGTCACGCAGAAATCGCTCGAGATGGAAAACGTCCGCAAGGAGCTGGACGAGTACAAGCGCATCGCCAACACCGATTCGCTGACGCAGCTCTCCAACCGCCGTGCCTTCGACGACAAGCTCTCGGCCATCTACAATTCTTCGATGTCGCGCAACGTCACCGCGCTGATCCTCGCCGACATCGACCATTTCAAGAAGATCAACGACACCTACGGCCACCCGGTCGGCGACAAGATCCTCGCCTCCGTCGGCAGCCTGATCCGCGCCAATGTGCGCAAGGACATCCTCGTCGCCCGCACCGGCGGCGAGGAGTTCGCCATGATCGTGGAAGGCAACACAGAAGAAGAGGCGATGGCGATCGCCGAGCGCATCCGCATCGCGCTGGAGCACACGCCCTTCAAGAATTCCAAGACCGGCGTCAACTACGGCCCCATCACCATCTCGCTCGGCCTGTGCATGGCCTCCTGGGCGGAAGGCCCGGGCGAACTCTATTCCAAGGCCGACATCGCCCTTTATTGCGCCAAGAACGGCGGCCGGAACAGGACGATGCCTTTCGAGGACGGCATGAAGAAGGATTTCGTCAAGAGCTGGCTCATCTATCGCAAGTAA